In Chryseobacterium gleum, a single genomic region encodes these proteins:
- a CDS encoding inorganic pyrophosphatase, with amino-acid sequence MIPNFKAHPWHGISAGEDAPNVVNVFVEIVPSDTIKYEVDKETGYLKVDRPQKFSNIIPALYGFVPRTYCDKEVMRLAVESGADDVTMGDHDPLDICVLSSHNIHAGGLLMEAIPIGGFKMIDGGEADDKIVAVMINDHAFGHFRDISELPEAEVKRLMHYFLTYKNLPDEPAKCRIQEVYGAEHARKVIKASQIDYADKFGG; translated from the coding sequence ATGATTCCAAATTTTAAAGCACATCCATGGCACGGAATTTCTGCAGGAGAAGATGCGCCAAATGTTGTAAACGTATTTGTGGAAATTGTTCCTTCAGATACTATTAAATATGAAGTAGATAAAGAAACAGGATATTTAAAGGTAGACAGGCCGCAGAAATTTTCTAACATTATCCCTGCTTTGTATGGGTTTGTTCCAAGAACATACTGTGATAAAGAAGTAATGAGACTTGCTGTAGAATCAGGAGCTGATGATGTTACAATGGGAGATCATGATCCGCTTGATATTTGTGTTTTAAGTTCTCACAACATCCACGCCGGAGGTCTTTTGATGGAAGCTATTCCAATTGGTGGTTTTAAAATGATCGACGGAGGTGAAGCGGATGATAAAATTGTTGCAGTAATGATCAATGATCACGCTTTCGGGCATTTCAGAGATATTTCTGAATTACCTGAAGCAGAAGTGAAGAGATTAATGCACTATTTCCTTACGTACAAAAACTTACCGGATGAGCCTGCAAAATGCAGAATCCAGGAAGTTTACGGTGCAGAACATGCGAGAAAAGTGATTAAAGCTTCTCAAATAGATTATGCAGATAAATTCGGAGGATAA